A single window of Scomber scombrus chromosome 12, fScoSco1.1, whole genome shotgun sequence DNA harbors:
- the LOC133992273 gene encoding homeobox protein vent1-like: MVKYFSVDWLAQSHHNTEPREDHGDVTDTAPTCRPHIPCMVQPRPPTYGKGYLQPKPRSSKPTEHMDQMENSTHQDSSLCSPLHPTNCSSPISEISGYSSGYESEAASSECLSVDEGSEVEREGSQRRVRTKFTAEQISKLEKIFSKNKYLDAGERMKTAQKLNLSETQVRTWFQNRRMKLKREVQDYLAPQVPQVMFQHMSPAQYHGMAGQRPQYSSSGPAFYPLPIPQLVLHQQHHQQQMPPHDQQRVMIHNPHFY; this comes from the exons ATGGTCAAATACTTTTCTGTAGACTGGCTGGCTCAGAGCCACCACAACACCGAGCCAAGAGAAGATCACGGAGATGTCACGGATACTGCGCCCACCTGCAGGCCACATATTCCATGCATGGTGCAGCCACGACCTCCGACTTATGGCAAGGGTTACCTGCAGCCCAAACCCAGATCATCCAAGCCCACTGAGCACATGGATCAAATGGAGAACAGCACGCATCAGGACTCCAGCCTGTGCTCACCTTTGCATCCAACAAACTGCTCTTCACCAA TTTCAGAAATCAGCGGCTACTCCTCCGGGTATGAGAGCGAAGCGGCTTCCTCTGAGTGTCTTTCTGTGGATGAGGGAAGcgaggtggagagagagggatcACAGCGGCGTGTGCGCACTAAGTTTACCGCCGAGCAGATCAGCAAACTGGAAAAGATCTTCAGCAAGAACAAATACCTGGATGCTGGAGAGAGAATGAAGACAGCGCAGAAGCTGAACCTCTCAGAAACTCAG GTGAGGACCTGGTTTCAGAACAGAAGGATGAAGCTGAAACGGGAGGTGCAAGACTATCTCGCTCCACAAGTGCCACAGGTGATGTTCCAGCATATGTCCCCGGCTCAGTACCACGGCATGGCTGGACAGCGACCCCAGTATTCCTCGTCGGGCCCAGCCTTTTACCCTCTCCCTATCCCGCAGCTGGTCCtccaccagcagcaccaccagcagcagatgCCTCCTCACGACCAGCAACGCGTCATGATCCACAACCCACATTTCTATTGA